From a single Apium graveolens cultivar Ventura chromosome 2, ASM990537v1, whole genome shotgun sequence genomic region:
- the LOC141702620 gene encoding uncharacterized protein LOC141702620: protein MIPVVIGAGSLRRDLFKEEDAEVNQRLHLDLLDEARMNSQLKLAAYQQRVASYFNKKVKSVPYKVRDLVLRKVMPNTKIAQHGVLGANWEGAYKVKAIIWKGTYCLEDLDGKLIPRTWNTEHLRKYYQQGVALPPSFLRLIFI, encoded by the coding sequence ATGATTCCCGTAGTGATAGGAGCTGGGTCTCTGCGGAGGGATTTGTTCAAGGAGGAAGATGCAGAAGTTAATCAGAGGCTCCACTTGGATCTGCTGGATGAGGCTAGGATGAATTCTCAATTAAAGCTCGCGGCATATCAGCAAAGAGTTGCAAGTTACTTTAATAAGAAAGTGAAGTCTGTGCCATATAAGGTGAGAGACCTTGTGTTGCGAAAAGTCATGCCAAATACTAAGATAGCTCAGCACGGGGTGCTTGGCGCTAATTGGGAAGGAGCATACAAGGTCAAAGCTATAATTTGGAAGGGAACTTATTGCTTGGAGGATTTGGATGGCAAACTTATTCCCCGAACATGGAATACAGAACACTTAAGGAAATATTATCAACAGGGTGTGGCCTTGCCCCCCTCATTTCTGCGATTGATTTTTATATAA